TGTTGCGTTCGCGAAAGCTGCGCACCATGGCCAGCACCTGCGTCATGCCAATGCCCAGTGCCAGCGCGCGATCACCCGCTTTCTGGATCACCGGGCCATCGGCCGACGGGTCGGAGAAGGGCACGCCCAACTCGATGACGTCCGCACCCGCTTCTGCCATGCCGTGCATCAGATCGGGGGTGATGTCGGCGAACGGAAAGCCGGCGGTCACGTACGGAATCAAGGCCTTGCGGTTCTGGGCTTTGAGTTGAGTGAAAGTGTTTTCGATGCGGCTCATTTCCCGGAGCCTCCTTTGACGGTGTGTCCACGCATGGAAGGACGGTCGTAGAAGTCCACGCCCGAGAGATCGGCCACGGTGCCGATGTCCTTGTCGCCACGGCCCGAAAGGTTGACCAGGATGGACTGGTCGGGCCGCATGGTTTTGGCGAGCTTGAGGGCATGGGCCATGGCATGGCTCGATTCCAGCGCGGGGATGATGCCCTCGGTGCGGCAGAGATGGTGGAAGGCCTCCAGGGCTTCGGCATCGGTGATGCCGACGTACTCGGCACGGCCGATGTCCTTGAGGAACGCGTGCTCCGGGCCCACGCCGGGGTAGTCCAGGCCGGCGCTGATGCTGTGCGTTTCGGTGACTTGGCCGTTGTCGTCCTGCAGCACATAGGTGCGGTTGCCGTGCAGCACGCCGGGGCTGCCCATTTGCAGCGAAGCCGAGTGCTTGCCGCTGCCCATGCCTTCCCCGGCCGCCTCCACGCCAATCAGGCGCGTTTTCTCGTGTCCGATATACGGGTAGAAGATACCCATGGCGTTGCTGCCACCGCCCACACAGGCGATCACGGCATCGGGCTGCTCGCCGGCACATCCTGCGGCTTTGAGCATCTCAGGCATCTGCACGAGGCATTCGTTGCCGATCACGCTCTGGAAATCGCGCACCATCATGGGATAGGGGTGCGGCCCGGCCACGGTGCCGATGATGTAGAAGGTGTTGTCCACGTTGGCGACCCAATCGCGCATGGCTTCGTTGAGTGCGTCCTTCAGCGTCTTGCTGCCGCTCTCCACGGGCACCACGGTGGCACCGAGCAACTTCATGCGGTACACGTTGGGGCTCTGGCGCTTCACGTCCTCGCTGCCCATGTAGACCACGCACTCCAGGCCATAGCGCGCGCAGATCGTGGCGGTGGCCACGCCGTGCTGGCCCGCGCCTGTCTCGGCAATGATGCGCGGTTTGCCCATGCGGCGCGCCAGCATGGCCTGGCCGATGGTGTTGTTCACCTTGTGCGCGCCGGTGTGGTTGAGGTCCTCGCGCTTCAGGAAGATCTGGGCGCCGCCGATCTCGCGGCTTGTGCGCGCCGCATGGTAGACCGGGCTGGGGCGGCCCACATAGTGCACGAGTTCGCTCTTGAACTCGGCAAGGAACTCGGGGTCGTGCTGGTACTTCGCGTAGGCGGCGCGCAGTTCGTTGATGGCGTGCGTGAGCGTCTCGCTCACGAAGCTGCCACCGTAGATGCCGAAGTGGCCTCGAGCGTCGGGTTGTTGGTAGGTCTGCATGGGGTTGGGTCTCTGATCGGCCGCCATCCTGACCCCATGGAGATGGGAGTCAGGCAGGGCGGGGGGGCTGCGCATCGGCCGCCCGCACGGCGGCCACGAAAGCGAGCATCTTGTCGGGGTCCTTGATGCCTTTGGCGGCTTCGACCCCGGAGCTCACGTCAACGGCCCAAGGCCGTACGCGCGAGATGCCATCGGTCACGTTTGCAGGCGTGAGTCCACCAGACAAAACGAGGCGAGAGCTGGCGTTTAGAAGCGGATGTGACCAAGGGAATGCTGTCCAGTCAAAGGATTGACCACCGCCGCCATAGCCCTCGACGTGGGCGTCGAGCAGGATGGCCTGAGCGGCCGCGTGATCCGACGCGTATTTTAGAAGATCGAAGCGGGCTCCGTCCGGGCCCGTGGGAATACGCGCGGCGCGCAGGAACGGGCGTCCTGCGGCCTGGCAGTCGCTGGGCGTCTCGTCGCCATGGAATTGCAGCAGCGCCTGTGGGACGGCTTCAATGCCGCGCTGGATCTGTTCGGTGCTGGCGTTGACAAACAGCAGGACCGGGGTGACGAAGGGCGGCAGGCGGCGGGCCAGCACACCCGCGCGTTCGGCGGTGACATGGCGAGGGCTTTTTTCGTACAGTACGAAGCCGATGGCATCGGCGCCGGCTCTTGCGGCCGCGTCGACATCGGCCTCGCGGGTGAGGCCGCAGATCTTGATGCGGGTGCGGTGCAGGGTCATGGAAGCCAGTCGAAAGCGGGCGTGCGTTGCGGCAGTCCCAGTGCGGCATCGTAGACCGGCCCGAGAAAGTACAGGCCGTCAGGGGAAAACGTGGGAGCGGCGGCGTCGCGGTTGCGCGCTTGCAGCACCTCGGTCATCCAGGAGGCAGGGCGGTTGCCGCTGCCGATGGCGATCAGGCAGCCCATGATGTTGCGGATCATGTGGTGCAGAAACGCGCTGGCTTCGAACTCGAAGCGCCAGTAGTGCCCCCGGCGTGCAATGTCCAGCCGCAGGAGATGCTTGATGGGCGAATGTGCCTGGCATTGCGCGGCGCGAAACGAGGTGAAATCGTGCTCGCCGACCAAGGCCTGGGCGGCTTCTACCATGGGTTCGAGGCTGAGGGGGCGAAACACCCAGCCCACCTGACCGGCGTCGACACTGGGGCGCACGGGCGATTCCAGCAGGATGTAGGCGTACCGCCGCGAACGGGCGCTGGCCCGCGCATGAAAGCTGGCCGCGGCGGTGCGTGCCCACTGCACCGCGATGGTGTCGGGCAAGAAGCTGTTGGTGCCGCGCACCCAGGCGTTTTCGGCCCGCTCCACCGGGGTGTCGAAGTGCACCACCTGCATCAGGCCGTGTACGCCTGCATCGGTGCGTCCCGCGCAAAGCGTCTTGACGGTGTCCTGGGCGCTGAACCGGGCGAGCGCGGATTCGAGGTGGTCCTGTACCGTGCGCCCGCTGGGCTGGCTCTGCCAGCCGTCATAGGCACGGCCGTTGTAGCTCACACCGAGTGCGATGCGCAGGCTTGCAGGATCGGATGCCGGGGACGAGAGAGGCAAAGGCGGAACCGGCGCGGCGCGAGCGATCAGGCCAGGTCGGCCAGGAAGGTGCCAGCCTTGGTCTTGAGCGAGCCCGAGGCTTCGGCCAATACTTCTTCGGCCAGCGAACGTGCGCCCTCGAAGTCGCCGATCGCACGGAACTCTTCGGCCAGCGACAACTTGGTCTCCAGCGGGTTTTCCTCGGTCAGGTTTCCGGCGAAGGTTGCCTCTTCGGGGGCCGGTTGCGGGCTCAGGTCGAGGTTGATGCCGTTGAGATCGAACGACAGCATCTCCGGGGTCTCGACGGGCGGTGTCTGGAACGGCGCTTCGGCCTTTTCGGACGTTGCGGTCGTTTCCAGATCCAGCATCGGATCCTCGTCAAACGTCGGAATCGACAGTGCGTCGGCAATGGGCTCGGCACTGATGGGGTCCGCCGTCGACAGCGGTGCTGGTCCGGATGGGAAGTCGAGGTCGAAGTCCATGGACATCGAAGAAGGCGGGCCCTCATGGGCGACTTCCACCGGTGCTGCCATATCGCCGCCGATGTCCAGATCGGTGGCGTGTGCGGGCGCTGCAGCGGGTTGCGCAGGCTCATCGAGCGAGAAATCGAGGTCCAGATCCAGCGCGTCCGCGTCGGACGGCGCACGCACCTTGGCGGACTCGCTCAAACTGCTCGCGACGAAGGGCATGGTGTGCATCACGCCGGCGGCATCGACGGGTGCGGCCACTTTGACGGCCGGAGCACCGCCAGGCTTGTACAGCGGATTGGACGGATCGAGTTCCCTACCGAGCTCGCAGGCGTGTTCCCATTCCGCCCCTTGGCCTTGCGTGAGTCCATAGGCCTCGGTGGCCACGACCTCGAATGCCCGCGCATCCCGGCGCTTGGCGTAGATCTCCAGAAGCTTGTTGTGGATGGCCACGCGCGTGGGGGTGCTGCGCATGGCTTCCTTGAGGATTTCCTCTGCCTGCAAGTCCCGTCCGTAGGCGAGGTAGACGTCCGCTTCTGCCACCGGGTCCACATCACCCGCTGCATCCAGCTGGCTGGGGGAATAGACCATGGACGAGCCCGAGGCGGTCGACTCCGCCGTGTCGATGCGCTGGCCACCGCTGGATCCAAAGAACGAGTCGGGTTGCAGGCGGCTTTCGAGGAACGAGCTGTCCACGTTGGCGTTGTGCCTGCGCTGGCGCACCCGATAGATGCCCAAGCCGGCCAGCAGGGCCAGCAGGCCTCCTACCAGTGGCAGGGCCAGGGGGTTGTCGCGCAACTGATCGAAGAAAGAAGGCTCGTCGGGCAAAGGCGTGGGCACAGGCAGCGGCGCTTTCACCGGTGCGGGTGTCGTCGACGGTTCGGCGGGCGTTGCCTGCGGCGCGGGTGGCGCTGCGGGCGCTTCCGCCGCCGCGGCTGGAGCAGGCGTGGGCTCCGTGGCGGCAGGTGCCGTGGGCACGGTCACGGCAGGTGCGGGCGTTGCAGGTGCGGGCGTTGCGGGTGCGGCCGGAGCCGCTGCCGTCGGCGCT
The sequence above is a segment of the Hydrogenophaga sp. BPS33 genome. Coding sequences within it:
- the trpB gene encoding tryptophan synthase subunit beta, giving the protein MQTYQQPDARGHFGIYGGSFVSETLTHAINELRAAYAKYQHDPEFLAEFKSELVHYVGRPSPVYHAARTSREIGGAQIFLKREDLNHTGAHKVNNTIGQAMLARRMGKPRIIAETGAGQHGVATATICARYGLECVVYMGSEDVKRQSPNVYRMKLLGATVVPVESGSKTLKDALNEAMRDWVANVDNTFYIIGTVAGPHPYPMMVRDFQSVIGNECLVQMPEMLKAAGCAGEQPDAVIACVGGGSNAMGIFYPYIGHEKTRLIGVEAAGEGMGSGKHSASLQMGSPGVLHGNRTYVLQDDNGQVTETHSISAGLDYPGVGPEHAFLKDIGRAEYVGITDAEALEAFHHLCRTEGIIPALESSHAMAHALKLAKTMRPDQSILVNLSGRGDKDIGTVADLSGVDFYDRPSMRGHTVKGGSGK
- a CDS encoding phosphoribosylanthranilate isomerase, with product MTLHRTRIKICGLTREADVDAAARAGADAIGFVLYEKSPRHVTAERAGVLARRLPPFVTPVLLFVNASTEQIQRGIEAVPQALLQFHGDETPSDCQAAGRPFLRAARIPTGPDGARFDLLKYASDHAAAQAILLDAHVEGYGGGGQSFDWTAFPWSHPLLNASSRLVLSGGLTPANVTDGISRVRPWAVDVSSGVEAAKGIKDPDKMLAFVAAVRAADAQPPRPA
- the truA gene encoding tRNA pseudouridine(38-40) synthase TruA, yielding MRIALGVSYNGRAYDGWQSQPSGRTVQDHLESALARFSAQDTVKTLCAGRTDAGVHGLMQVVHFDTPVERAENAWVRGTNSFLPDTIAVQWARTAAASFHARASARSRRYAYILLESPVRPSVDAGQVGWVFRPLSLEPMVEAAQALVGEHDFTSFRAAQCQAHSPIKHLLRLDIARRGHYWRFEFEASAFLHHMIRNIMGCLIAIGSGNRPASWMTEVLQARNRDAAAPTFSPDGLYFLGPVYDAALGLPQRTPAFDWLP
- a CDS encoding FimV/HubP family polar landmark protein, whose protein sequence is MRLHAVAAAALLCAGLAQHPDAQALALGRVVVQSSLGEPLRAEIDVPDINAAEAASLRVGLASGDTFRAAGAEVNAAIASLQITLQRRADGRAYLRLTGSRPITEPFVDLVVEANWSTGRIVRDYTLLFDPPPQRAETRPAPTPVAPGLAAATPPATPPAARPTAPRNTAPPQAQAPRPAPVPVPAPAPVAQAPAPAPASPNPSGQEGGQVRVRSGDTAGAIAAAHKPATVSLDQMLVAMLQQNPNAFIGGNVNRMKSGVVMNLPSAAEASAVSASEARQTIVAQSRDFNEFRRRLAGNAPDAGVSAADRQAAGQVQTEVKEAKPAAPATDKLTLAKPTAPGQTASEDKIATERQAKETSSRVAELSRNIEELSKLGAGAPSGATPPSAPTAAAPAAPATPAPATPAPAVTVPTAPAATEPTPAPAAAAEAPAAPPAPQATPAEPSTTPAPVKAPLPVPTPLPDEPSFFDQLRDNPLALPLVGGLLALLAGLGIYRVRQRRHNANVDSSFLESRLQPDSFFGSSGGQRIDTAESTASGSSMVYSPSQLDAAGDVDPVAEADVYLAYGRDLQAEEILKEAMRSTPTRVAIHNKLLEIYAKRRDARAFEVVATEAYGLTQGQGAEWEHACELGRELDPSNPLYKPGGAPAVKVAAPVDAAGVMHTMPFVASSLSESAKVRAPSDADALDLDLDFSLDEPAQPAAAPAHATDLDIGGDMAAPVEVAHEGPPSSMSMDFDLDFPSGPAPLSTADPISAEPIADALSIPTFDEDPMLDLETTATSEKAEAPFQTPPVETPEMLSFDLNGINLDLSPQPAPEEATFAGNLTEENPLETKLSLAEEFRAIGDFEGARSLAEEVLAEASGSLKTKAGTFLADLA